AATGATGGAGAACCTGACGTTGGAGTACCGCGGCAGCACTTTCACGCTAAGCGCATGCGTCAATGGATAACTGAACGCCGGCAGCACCTCATGCTTAGACAAGCGGCGGAACGGCCGGTCGTTCATGTACACGCTTTGCTTCTGGTAGCCTATGCGGTAATCATAACGGTTCTTGAGGTTGGAATACTCTGCGTAGAAGTTGGTGGTCTTTAAATCTGTGAGCGCAAACACGCCGCCTCTTATGCGGTAGTCTTCAAAAAGGTCTGCCATGCCCACTTCCATCACAAACCCGAAGCCCAGCAGCGGGTCTGCGTACACAGAAGAAATGATGTTGTTCACGCCAAAGCGCAAGTCATACGCCCGGGACCGGGTCAGGCTCAGGGTGTCTGCCGCGCCCATGGCCAGAATGGTTCTTGGTTTGGCTGGTGCCGCCTTGGGAGGCGTAGTCATTGAGTCCGTCCTTGCCAAAGTGGAGTCTGTTCTGACCAAGGTAGAATCCGGGGCTTTCAAGACCTCCAGAGAATCTGCCACTGCCTTGGCGTACAAGCGGTCTGCCTCTAGTTGGGCTCTGCGCTGCAAATGTCCTTCTAAGGTCTGCTGGCGGCCGGTTTTAAATTCTGGGTTGCTCACGGGCGCCAAGGGCTGGCTCTGGTACAGGAACGGATATTCCTTGCTGCGGTCAATGGCCACAAACGCCAGGTTGCCGGTACCCGCGTGGTAGTCAAAGCTCTTGATGTTCTGCGCAAAGTTGGTGACCCGGTTAATAACGCCGGTGCTCATGTTATGCCTATACAAGGATCTGACTCCGGATTCCTCCCCTACATATACCAGTTCTTCAGGAGAAATCCCTTTGGGCATTTCTTCTTTAGAAGGCGTGGAGCTCAGCTGCCAGAAGCGCTGCAAGGTGGCCGTTGGGTCATACAGGAAAATGTCAAAGTTGTTGTTGGTGCTGGCAAACTTGCCTCGGGCCGCCTGCAGCGAGTCTGCCATGCGGTTAGAACTGAACACTATTTTGCCACTGCCACCCGGCACGAAGGACGGCTGCAGGTCATCATACACGTCATTGGTGAGTTGCTGCGACAGGCGGTTTCCTCTGAAAAGGAACAAGTCTGACTGGTTGTTCTTCACGGCGCTCATGACCAGCATCTGCCCATCGTCTGAATAGTCAAAACCGGTCATCTGGCTGTACGCATTCAGGCTGATCTCATTCTTGCCACCACCCAGCAAGCGCTTAATGGATTGAATAGAGCTGAAGTAGCGTTTGTTGGCGGCCTGCTGGTGCAGTTTTAAGACGCCTTTGCGGTAATCTGAGATACCCAGGATGGTTTCAGACTTCCAGGCCAGAATGGGCACAGAACGGTCTGTCTGCTGGTTGGGCACTTTGAATCCTCCGCGGTAAATGACTTTCTGGCTGCCGCGGTCTAAGTTGCGCACAATCACTTTGTAGGCGCCGCGGTCATATAATACATAGGCCAGCTGCTTGCCGCTGGGGCTGTATACCGGCTCTGAAAACTGGTAATGGCGGGCGTTGATTTTCCGGAGGCGGTGGTCCTTGTCAGCGGTGGTCAGTTGTCCTTCAGTGAAGGTGTTCATTTGCAGGTAGTAGCTGAACCAGTTCTTCTCAAACTGCTTGAACGGCATGTTCAAACTGCTGGCAATGCCAATCTCAATGTCTCTGGTGATGCGGGTGAGGTTGAGGATGTTCTGGATGGCGGCCGGGCCGTGGCGTTCGGTGATGTAGTTCCATATGGCCTGGCCGGTCAGGCGCTGGTTGCGGGCAAACAAGGGATCTGGGCGCTTGCCGCCGGTTTTCAGGATCATGTCACGCACGTAGTTGTCCATCTCCACGCCCCAGCCTTCAGAAATATACGCTGCGGCACCAGACACAAACCAGTCTGGCAGGCGCAAGAGGTAGTTGCTCTGAATGACTTCCTTCAGGCTGCCGCCGTACATCATGTCTGAGATGAGCAGTTCTGAGATGCGGTAGCTGATCTGGCGCTTCAGCTCGGCCTGTGAGCCTTCAAACGGAATCTCAATCTTGGTCTGCACGAACATACCGTCGTTGCCGCCTTTGTAGGGATCATCTACCAGGCCAATGTTGCTCTGCTTTAAGTCTGCAACGGAGTTATAGACGATGAGCGTGATCTTGGAGTAGGGATAATAGCCAATGAGCGAGGTGATGCGCTTGAGTTCTTTCTCTGAATGCTCTGCCGCATGCCGTGCCAGTTCCACGCCGCCCTGCGCGTAGTACACATTGAAATTGGGCGTGCTGTAATACTGCCAGGCAAACCGCTTGTACTGGATGCGGTTCTTCCCGAAATCATCTGGGCTGGTGGCCTGCGCCTGGGCGGTGAACGCATTCCCCATTCCCCAGAGCAGAAGGCATACCTGACAGATAAGACCAAAGCGCGTATAGAGTTGACTCATATGGTTGACTTAGATGCTAAATATAAAGGAAAATACCGGGCAATGTCTACCTCCTTCCAAAGCGGCTCCTGCCCTTCTACATGGGCCATCAACTGCTGCGCCAACAAGGGAGCCATCAACACGCCTTTAGAGCCCATGCCGTTGAACACCGCCAGCTGCGGCAGTTCTGGGTGCAGGCCCATCAAAGGCTTACGGTCGCGCACGGCGGGCCGTACCCCTACATACTGCATTGTGACCTGCAAAGGTTTCTTTATAATATCCTTTGTTTTGGCTTCCAGTTCCTGGCGTCCTTCAAGCGTGGTAACTTCCTCTAAATCACGCCAGTTATACGTGGCCCCAATACGGTACTTTTCTTCGCCTAAAGGAACAACGTAAACTGCCTTGTTATAGATATAGGGCGCGTTAAATCCTTTTACAGAAATGTCCAGGATCTCGCCTTTGTTCAAGGAAAAGGGCAACCAGTTAAAGTACGGATTTTTGACCGCGCCGGCTCCCTCGCAGAAGATGATTTTTCTAGCCTGCACGTCCTGGTATTGAACGCCGTCTGGCAGCAGCTCTAGTTGCGAGAAATCAAAGGCTTCGCGCCTGATGGCGTTGCGCTGGGCAAGGGCTTCTTCGCGCAGATGCAGGAACTTGCGCAACTCCACGTAACCTCCCTGCTTGATGAGCAGGCCGCCCAGTTCCTGGTGCACGTCTTCTGAGGGCGGCAGTTGCAGGTGGGTGGCTTCAATGTAATCATCCCAGATGGCCTCGGTGGATTTTCCCATCCAGGTGTTCTGTTCTTCTGGTGTGGAGAAGAGTTTTAAGATGGGTTTCTGGTGGAAGAACGGCGTCTGGAATACCTCTGACTGCTCTTGGTAGAACTGTTTGGCCTGGGGTAGAAATGCGTCTACCTGCCAGCTTTTGGCGAAGCGCTTGCCCGCCACGGGGTTGATGAGGCCGGCGGCCACGCGGGAGGCGGCGTTGGGTTTGTTCACATCCAATACCAGGACCGTTTTTGCGTTCTTTTCCAGAAAACAGGTCAAAATCGCGCCGGCCAGCCCGTGGCCAACTACCAAGTAATCATAAATCATATGCCAAGGTACGGCTTGTGCCGCTGAATTCTGTAACTTAGCCCTTTCAAAATGTGCACACGCACCTTCTGTCATGCAAATTAAGAGCTTTCCGTTTAATCCCTTCTCTGAGAATACCTACGTGCTGTATGACGTCACCAAAGAGTGCGTGATCATTGACCCAGGCTGTTCCAATGCCCAGGAAGAAAAACAACTGAAGGACTTTATTGAGACCCAGGGATTGAAAGTGGTGCGCCTGCTCAACACCCATTGCCACATTGACCATGTACTAGGCAACAAATTTGTGGCAGACACCTATGGCGTGCCGTTGGAGATTCATGAAGATGACTTGGCCGTTTTGCGTGCCGTGCCCACGTATGCCGCTGCCTACGGTTTCCCGATGTACGCCGAGCAACTACCGGAGAAGTTCTTAAAGGAAGGCGAAACCGTGACGTTTGGCGAGACGAAGCTGGAGGTGATCTTCACGCCGGGCCACGCCCCCGGGCACGTGGTCTTCTACCACAAAGATTCCCAGAACGTGATTGGCGGCGACGTGCTCTTCCAGCGCAGCATTGGCCGAACAGATTTGCCGGGCGGCAACCATGCCACCCTCATCCAAAGTATAAAGACAAAATTGTTCACCCTGCCAGACACTGTAACGGTGCACCCGGGCCACGGCCCTTCCACCACCATTGGCGAGGAGAAGAAGCATAATCCGTTTTTGACCTAATTCCCGGAAAACAAGCCAAAAACGAAGACCATCAGCCTGTCATCACATGAAAAAACATCTTCCTAACTTTATCACCTGTCTTAACCTGCTGTGCGGCTGCCTGGCCATTACGTTTGTTTTTCAGGGGCAACTGGTGGGCGCCGCGTACCTGGTGGCCCTGGCCGTCTTCTTTGACTTCTGGGATGGCATGGTGGCGCGTATTCTGCACGTGCACTCAGAGATTGGCAAGCAGCTGGACTCCCTAGCCGACATGGTTTCTTTTGGCGTAGTGCCGGGCATGGTCATGTTCAAATTGTTGGAGGAAAGTGTGCAGCAAGGATACTTTGGACTTACCATAGACACGTTGCTGCCGTTTGCGGGCTTTATCTTGACGGTGTTCTCTGCCCTGCGCCTGGCCAAATTCAACCTGGACACCCGCCAGACGGATTCTTTCATTGGCGTGCCCACGCCTACCACCACCATGCTCATTGTGAGCTTCCCCTTGATTCTGGCTTTTGACACCTACGGCCTCACGCCCATCATCCTCAATCCTTGGTTCTTGCTGGGCATTACAGTGCTGTTTTCTTTCCTGCTTATCTCTGAGCTGCCGCTGTTTGCGCTTAAGTTCAAGAACCTGAAGTGGGAGGGGAACCAGATACGCTTTATCTTCATGATTTTGACCATAGTGTTGCTGGCTTGGCTTAACTTTACCGCGGTTCCGCTGCTGGTGGCGCTTTATATCTTGTTATCCCTTATTAAACCTTCTGCCATATGAAATTCACCGCCGAAATTGACATCATGCCCCACGCTGAATTGTTAGACCCTCAGGGAAAAGCCGTAATGCTGGGCCTGGAGCATTTAGGACTGGAGCAAGTGTCTGATGTGCGCATTGGCAAACACATTAAACTGCAGCTAGAAGCACAGGACGAGGCCGCTGCCGCCCAGAAAGTGGAAGAGGCCTGCAAGAAGCTGTTGGCCAACATGGTCATGGAGTCATTTTCTTACCGCCTCACAGCAAACTAAGCAGACCGTTCTGTTGCCAAGCGCCCCTATCTGGCTGAACCTATGCTATATGGGCTGTGTTGCGGAGTGAATACCTTTACCCCGCGTACATGCACCTGTTTAGAAACCTACTGCTAGGCTTTTGCCTTTGGGTGTTCTCTGCTGCGGCTGTTTTTGCCCAACAGGAGACTACCCGCACCATCACCTGGCGTAACCAGTCGGTTTCTGGTGCCGCGGGCAAACCTGGTTCTGTTCCACCCACTTTTGAGGAAGCCTCCTACAGCCAACCGGGAGCGCTTCCTTTTTATGTTTTTACCATTCCCGGCGCGGCCGTCTCTTCCATAGAATTCACCCATCTGGAGTTTGCGCCTCTTCCCCAATCGTTTTTGGCCTCTTTTCCCGAAAACAGCCTAAAAACGGAGATTACGCCCCAGATTAGCACCGGCACGTCTAATAGACAAACCTTCAGCACCGTTTCTTTTCAGCCGTACAGGCTGAACCCGCAGACCGGTGCCGCAGAGAGGTTGGTGTCCTTCAGTTACCGGTACCGTAGCGGTGGCGTTGCCGCCCCGGCCAGCAGAAAAACCGGTACTGCACCTCTGCCTCTCAGAAGCCATGTGACCCGCTCTGTTCTAAGTTCTGGTGACTGGTATAAGATTGGGGTGCCGGCCACGGGCATGTACAAACTGGACCGCGCCGTGTTGCAAAGCATGGGCGTGAACGTGCAGAACCTCAATCCCAGGCTTCTTAGGTTGTTTGGGAACGGCGGCGGCATGTTACCGCAAGCCAACAGCGCTCCCCGGGTCGAGGATCTGACGGAGA
The nucleotide sequence above comes from Nibribacter ruber. Encoded proteins:
- a CDS encoding NAD(P)/FAD-dependent oxidoreductase — encoded protein: MIYDYLVVGHGLAGAILTCFLEKNAKTVLVLDVNKPNAASRVAAGLINPVAGKRFAKSWQVDAFLPQAKQFYQEQSEVFQTPFFHQKPILKLFSTPEEQNTWMGKSTEAIWDDYIEATHLQLPPSEDVHQELGGLLIKQGGYVELRKFLHLREEALAQRNAIRREAFDFSQLELLPDGVQYQDVQARKIIFCEGAGAVKNPYFNWLPFSLNKGEILDISVKGFNAPYIYNKAVYVVPLGEEKYRIGATYNWRDLEEVTTLEGRQELEAKTKDIIKKPLQVTMQYVGVRPAVRDRKPLMGLHPELPQLAVFNGMGSKGVLMAPLLAQQLMAHVEGQEPLWKEVDIARYFPLYLASKSTI
- a CDS encoding MBL fold metallo-hydrolase, with the translated sequence MQIKSFPFNPFSENTYVLYDVTKECVIIDPGCSNAQEEKQLKDFIETQGLKVVRLLNTHCHIDHVLGNKFVADTYGVPLEIHEDDLAVLRAVPTYAAAYGFPMYAEQLPEKFLKEGETVTFGETKLEVIFTPGHAPGHVVFYHKDSQNVIGGDVLFQRSIGRTDLPGGNHATLIQSIKTKLFTLPDTVTVHPGHGPSTTIGEEKKHNPFLT
- the pssA gene encoding CDP-diacylglycerol--serine O-phosphatidyltransferase, translating into MKKHLPNFITCLNLLCGCLAITFVFQGQLVGAAYLVALAVFFDFWDGMVARILHVHSEIGKQLDSLADMVSFGVVPGMVMFKLLEESVQQGYFGLTIDTLLPFAGFILTVFSALRLAKFNLDTRQTDSFIGVPTPTTTMLIVSFPLILAFDTYGLTPIILNPWFLLGITVLFSFLLISELPLFALKFKNLKWEGNQIRFIFMILTIVLLAWLNFTAVPLLVALYILLSLIKPSAI
- the purS gene encoding phosphoribosylformylglycinamidine synthase subunit PurS; amino-acid sequence: MKFTAEIDIMPHAELLDPQGKAVMLGLEHLGLEQVSDVRIGKHIKLQLEAQDEAAAAQKVEEACKKLLANMVMESFSYRLTAN